AATCACTTCGAGCGGAGGAAACAGCTAGACGGCAGTCACCAAAACCAACAATGCATGAGTGTGACTAACACACGCACAAATAAAAAACCAATGCATTCCAGTGATCATACAGGCTATGCAATGCATGTTCGCATCAACCTACAAGTTTCATGTCGAATAGATTGTACCATGTTACACAATATCACAACTCTAGCCTAGTACTAACTGCAGGTCATCATAGTTTAACTGAAAACAAGTTGAGGGGCCATCTTTGATTCTCTCATCTTTCGATCTTTGTCTTCACTGGTCTCCCTTGGTAACAGCCTGTGCTTCTACCCCCTCCTTGGTGTAGCTAGCATAAATTCCAAATGGAACAAGGAAGAGAAGTGCCATCTTGGCAGTTCCATGGATCACACCATCAATCGTACGTGCGTAGGACTCGACAAGCCTGCAGGTGGAAAGAGGTAGGTCAAATGAGATTATATGTATAtcgaacaaacaaacaaaaaaacaggAAATTAAGGATGCATGCATCTTGTTTCTTCGTCTGGCATTGCACGTACAACTTAAACTCATCCTTTTCTGGATGTTCCCTCATCCTTCTCTCTATGTCCGCCTTGTGCTGGGCCCACATATATCTCAGCTTCTGCATCTTCTTTTGCATCCAGGTCTCGCAAGCATGCTGGATTGATACACACAAGTAATGGTCAATGTACTTGCTTTGCACCAACAATCACTAAGTAAGCGCTGATTGCCATTGGTAATTATTTAAGAAGAGTGGCTCATCTGCTGTCAATTAAGTGAGGTTTGCAT
This window of the Triticum aestivum cultivar Chinese Spring chromosome 5D, IWGSC CS RefSeq v2.1, whole genome shotgun sequence genome carries:
- the LOC123124499 gene encoding uncharacterized protein yields the protein MLAVRCAARRLGGSQLQRTQAAVAQEGRRLVPSGLMRSRQLSTKHACETWMQKKMQKLRYMWAQHKADIERRMREHPEKDEFKLLVESYARTIDGVIHGTAKMALLFLVPFGIYASYTKEGVEAQAVTKGDQ